A single Cryomorphaceae bacterium DNA region contains:
- a CDS encoding AI-2E family transporter, with translation MAQEPSNRPLDVYFRLALATLIIYWCFMIARPFLVMLIWASIIAVSLYPVYKGLSNLLRGRRVLTSAVMIVILVALFVIPSIQIGHSLTKTAKELKRELDTEQFNIPDPDQAIADLPVVGNQLYGLWMEADTNFEAFLEHYREPITNVGGWLLKSIIGVMGDLIISIIAVIIAGGLMVHGESIYTFLERFANRLIGDRGHEYISQSRDTILSVVKGILLIALIQAALAFVGLAIANFPAAGVWAVLILIAAIVQLPVMIVTIPIIIYGFSYMDTTPAIIFAIYIAAIGLIDNILKPILLGRGLETPMLVILIGALGGLALHGILGLFVGPVVLSIGYRSVFIWMDGSSTSSQLESSKS, from the coding sequence ATGGCTCAAGAACCCTCCAATCGGCCACTCGACGTGTACTTCCGCCTGGCCCTGGCTACCCTCATTATTTACTGGTGTTTTATGATTGCTCGACCATTTTTGGTCATGTTGATCTGGGCTTCCATCATCGCTGTGTCCCTTTATCCGGTGTACAAGGGCTTATCGAATTTGTTGAGAGGTCGTAGGGTACTCACCTCGGCCGTCATGATTGTCATTTTGGTGGCCTTATTTGTGATTCCGAGTATTCAAATCGGACATTCTTTGACCAAGACCGCCAAGGAATTGAAGCGAGAACTCGATACCGAACAGTTCAATATTCCGGACCCTGATCAAGCCATCGCCGATTTGCCTGTCGTTGGAAATCAGCTCTACGGATTGTGGATGGAAGCGGATACCAATTTTGAAGCCTTTCTGGAACACTACAGAGAGCCAATTACAAACGTAGGGGGCTGGTTACTGAAGAGCATTATTGGAGTCATGGGCGATTTAATCATCTCCATCATTGCCGTAATCATTGCCGGTGGCCTCATGGTCCATGGAGAGTCCATTTATACCTTCTTAGAACGTTTTGCGAACCGCTTAATTGGAGATCGAGGCCACGAGTACATCTCTCAGAGTCGGGATACCATTCTGAGCGTCGTAAAAGGAATACTCCTCATTGCTCTCATTCAAGCGGCGCTCGCGTTTGTGGGACTTGCTATTGCCAACTTCCCTGCCGCGGGTGTCTGGGCAGTCCTGATTCTTATAGCGGCCATTGTGCAGCTTCCCGTCATGATTGTGACCATTCCAATCATCATCTATGGATTCAGTTATATGGACACGACTCCAGCGATCATTTTTGCGATTTACATCGCGGCAATCGGTCTTATCGACAATATCTTAAAGCCCATTCTTCTTGGACGAGGGCTTGAAACACCCATGCTTGTCATTCTTATTGGTGCACTTGGAGGGTTGGCCCTCCACGGCATCCTCGGCCTATTCGTTGGACCCGTCGTCTTGAGCATCGGGTACCGTTCAGTCTTTATTTGGATGGATGGAAGCTCTACCTCATCACAGTTAGAAAGTTCAAAGTCTTAG